A window of Neorhizobium galegae bv. orientalis str. HAMBI 540 genomic DNA:
CGCGGCAATCGCCAGATCGGCGATGGTGGCCATGTCCATGCGTACCGTGGTGAGCGCCGGCGTGACCACCGCCGACCAGATGAGATCGTCGAAACCGGTGACGCTGACCGTTTCCGGCACGCCGATGCCGGCGCGCTGCAGTTCCGTCAGCGCCCGAAGCGCCGAAAGATCGGAGACAGCCGCAAAAGCCGTAAAACCCGCCCTGGCCTTGTCCGCCAGACCGAGCGGGCAGCCTTCGCCCGAAACTGCCTCGACCTTCTCGATCCACATCGTATCGCATTCGACCTGCGCGCCGAGGCCAGCCTTCAGCCCGCCGATACGGTCGTTCTGCACGTTCGAGGAGGCGCTGGTGCCGATCAGCAGGACCTTGCGGTGACCAAGCTCTGCAAGATGGCGACCCATCTGGCTGCCACCATCCCAATGGTCGGCCGAAACGGTATTGCCGGGCGTGGAGGGCGTATCGATGACGGCAACGGGGCAGCCGACATCGGCGATCCGCGTGCCGCGCCGGGGAACGATGACCATGCCGTCGACGCCGCGTTCCAGAAGCCGGCCGATCGCCTCGGTCTGCGCCGCGATATCGCCGCGGGAGTCGGCGATGAGCACGCCGTAGCCGGCATTCGAGGCGGCGTTCTCGATCGCCTGGGCAATCTGCGGGAAGAGCGGGTTGGCGATATCCGGGAGGACAAGGCCGAGCACGCCGGTGCGGCCGGTGCGCAGCGCCCGGGCGGTCAGGCTCGGCACATAACCGAGCTCGCTTGCCTTGGCCCGAACCTTCTCGATAAGCTCCGGCGACACGCGTCCCTTGCCGGAAAGCGCATTCGACACGGTCGCCGCCGACACGCCAAGGGCGGCAGCGATGGCGCTCATGTTCGGTCCGGGACGGGGTGAAGCCATATCATGCTCTGATTAAACGTTTAAGCACGAATACTTTGATCAATGGCTTTTGTCGAGTCGTTTGTAAATGCCAGTCCGGATATCCCCATATGCGGCCTTGACTTCCTCGCCCCGACCTGTGGAAATCCTCGGGTATTCATGAGGAAACAGTGATGCAGGACGACGAGATAACCGGCCTTTCCGCCACGGAACTTTCGGAAGCGATCCATGACGGCCGGGCCTCCTGCGCCGAAGTGATGACGGCCTATCTCGAACGGATCGACAGGTTCAACCCCGCAATCAACGCGATCGTCAGCCTGCGCAGCCGGGAAGAGCTTCTGGCCGAGGCTATGGTACGCGACGCAGAGCTTGGCTCAGGCAAATCGCGCGGCTGGATGCATGGCATGCCGATCGCCATCAAGGATCTCTGCGAAGTGAAGGGCATCCGCTGCACCTATGGCTCGCCGATCTTTGCCGATTTCGTGCCTGAGAAGGACGAGGTGATGGTCGAGCGCATTCGCGCGGCCGGCGCGATCATCATCGGCAAGACCAACACGCCCGAACAGGGGCTCGGCTCGCAAAGCTACAATCCTGTGCACGGTGTCACCAGGAACCCCTACGACCTGACCAAGACGGTCGGCGGCTCGAGCGGCGGTGCGGCAGCGGCCCTTTCGGCACATCTCCTGCCGGTCGCGGATGGCGGAGACATGATGGGCTCGCTGCGCAACCCCGCGGCCTTCAACAATGTCGTCGGCTTCCGCCCGAGTTTCGGCCGCGTCCCCTCCTCCCTGAAGCTGGAGAACTTCATGGGCCAGCTCTCCGTTCTGGGACCGATGGGCCGCACGGTGCGCGATGTCGCCGCCCTGCTTTCGACCCAGGCCGGTTACGATCCGCGCGATCCGCTATCCTTGCCGACCGAGGACCTGACGCCGCAAGAGGACCGCGATTTTTCGGGCACCCGTATCGCCTGGCTCGGCGATCTCGGCGGTTACCTGCCTTTCGAACCCGGCGTGCTGGAACTCTGCCGGGCGACGCTTCCGGTCTTCGAACGGATCGGCTGTGCGGTGGACGAATTCGTTCCGGACTTCGACATGGACGACCTCTGGCGCTCCTGGACGACGCTGCGCAGTTGGCTGACCGCGAGCGGCATGCGTGACAACTACGACGATCCGGAAAAGCGCGCCAAGATGAAGCCCGAGATCATCTGGGAAATCGAGCGCGGGCTCGACATGACGGCGCGCGAGGTGCATTTCGCCTCAAAACGCCGCAGTGCCTGGTATCAATACCTGCTGACCGTGTTCGACCGGTACGATTACCTGATCCTGCCCTCCGCCCAGGTCTTCCCCTTCGACGCTGAAACCCACTGGCCGAAGGAGATCGGCGGCCGGACGATGGACACCTATCATCGCTGGATGGAAGTGGTGGTCCCGGCCTCGATGGCCGGCCTTCCGGTCGCCGCCATGCCCGCCGGCTTTGGCAAAAACGGCCTGCCCGCCGGCATCCAGATCATCGGCCGCCCGCGCGCCGACAAGGCGGTGCTGGAGATTGCGCTTGCCTATGAAGCGGCCACGGATTGGTTGGGGCGGAGGCCGAAGCTTTAGGCGAGGCGGAGCGGCGTTTTTAACCCTCCCCTTGTGGGGAGGGTGGCCGGCAGGCGGAGGGGCCTGAATACGGAGCGAAGTCCCCTCCCCAACCCCTCCCCACAAGGGGGCGGGGCTCCACACACCCGCTCTACCAGCCCACAACTTCTTCCCTGTACCGCCCGACCTCCTCGATCAGCCACGCCCGAAACGCCACCACCGGCCGAAAATCGACCTTGCTGAGCGGGGCCACCGCATAATAGGCGCTGGGGCTCGTCACCTGATGCGGGAACGCTTCGACAAGCTGGCCGCCCGCCAGTTCCGAGTCGATCAGGAAAAGCGGCATCAGCGCAACCCCGAGGCCCGCAATGCAGGCTTGGGCAACGTTGCCGAACTGTTCGAAGCGCATGCCCTGCGACGGCGTGCCGATGATCCCGAGGCTTTCGAACCAGTGGTTCCAGGCGCCCGGCCGCGAGGCCATGTGCAGCAGCGGCAGGCGCATCAGGTCCTCGGCCTTTTTGATCGGGTGCAAGGCGAGGAATGCCGGCGATGAGACCGGCGCCACCATTTCCTCCATCAGGAAGGTGCATTCCGCGCCCGGCCAGTCCGGCCCCTTTTCACGCCTAGGCCCTATGTGGATCGCCATATCGATGCCGTCGCGGTCGAAATCGAAGACCCCGATGCGAGTGGCGAAATTGAGCGTGATCTCCGGATGCCTTGCGACGAATTGCGGGATGCGCGGCATCAGCCAGCGGGTGCCGAAAGTCGGCAGGATCGCGAGGTTCAACTGGTCGCTATGCCGTTTGGTCATGACGGCCAGCGAAGCCGAGCGAATTTGCGACAGTGCGATCGCCACTGCCTTGGCGTAGTCCGCACCGGCGTTGGTGAGCATGACCCCACGGCTGGTGCGGTCGAACAACTGGATGCCAAGCTGCTCTTCCAGCCCCGAAACCTGCCGGCTGATCGCCCCCTGCGTCAGCGACAGCTCTTCCGCCGCGCCTGAGAAACTGCCGAGCCGGGCGACGGAATCGAAGGCCGCGAGCGCGGAGGTGGAGGGGAGCAGTTTTCGCGAGAGGCTGACCATTGCCTATTACTATAGATCATGGCTTGATGAGTAAACGGTGCTTGCTCTCGGGCGCTGTGCTGGCGATAATTCTTTAAACTTCAATTTGCCAGATTTCAAACCGGAGGCAGACCCTTGGCTTTTTCCTGGAACGATCCCTTACTTCTCGAAGAGCAGCTGACCGACGAGGAGCGGATGATCCGTGACGCGGCTGCCGCCTTCGCCAAGGCCGAGCTCCTGCCGCGCGTCCAGGAAGCTTATCTCGACGAGACGACCGACAAGGGCCTGTTCAAGCTGATGGGCCAGACCGGCCTGCTCGGCGTGACTCTGCCGGAAGAATACGGCGCAGCCAACGCCTCCTACGTCGCCTACGGCCTCGTCGCCCGCGAGATCGAGCGCATCGACAGCGGTTACCGCTCGATGATGAGCGTCCAGTCCTCGCTGGTCATCTATCCGATCTTCGCCTACGGCTCCGACGAGCAGAAGAAGAAGTACCTGCCCGGCCTCGTCTCCGGCGAACTGATCGGCTGTTTCGGCCTGACCGAGCCCGACGCCGGCTCCGATCCCGGCGGCATGAAAACGCGTGCTGAAAAAATCGAAGGCGGTTATCGCCTGCGCGGCTCCAAGATGTGGATTTCCAACGCGCCGATCGCCGATGTCTTCGTCGTCTGGGCAAAGTCGGAAGCCCATAACAACGAGATCCGCGGCTTCGTGCTCGAAAAGGGCATGAAGGGCCTCTCGGCGCCCAAGATCGGCGGCAAGCTCTCGCTGCGCGCCTCGATCACCGGCGAGATCGTCATGGACAGCGTCGAAGTCGGCGAGGATGCGATCCTGCCGAACGTTTCGGGCCTGAAAGGCCCCTTCGGCTGCCTCAACCGCGCCCGCTATGGCATTTCCTGGGGCGTCATGGGCGCCGCCGAAGACTGCTGGTTCCGCGCCCGCCAGTACGGTCTTGACCGCAAGCAGTTCGGCAAGCCGCTTGCCGGCATGCAGCTCTACCAGAAGAAGCTCGCCGACATGCAGACCGAAATCACCCTCGGCCTGCAGGCTTCGCTCCGCGTCGGCCAGCTGATGGACCAGCACAAGATGGCCCCGGAAATGATCTCCATCGTCAAGCGCAACAATTGCGGCAAGGCGCTCGATATCGCGAGGCAAGCCCGCGACATGCACGGCGGCAACGGCATCCAGATCGAGTATCACGTCATGCGCCATTCGCAGAACCTGGAGACGGTCAACACCTACGAAGGCACGCACGACGTCCACGCGCTGATCCTGGGCCGCGCTCAGACGGGTATCCAGGCGTTTTTCTGAGCGGAAACTCTACAACTTCGACAAATAAGCCCGGCCGCCGCCAGCGCGCCGGGCTTTTATATCTCGATCTCGGCGTTTCAGCCGAATGGCGGTCGCGGATTCACACGCGCGCGCCCAGGGTGACGAGAAGTTCATCCAGCTGCCCGAACTGTTCGGGTATCGCACCTTCCATGCCGGCGCAGGATTCGTCGGCCGCTTCCTTGGAAGGATAGAGCTCATGCAGGACCAGCAGCGTCCTGCCGTCCTCCTCCTCCTCGAAGGTGACCGTGGTGACGGAGCCGTTTTCGCTTTCGTCATTGGTCCAGACGAGGCGCGATGGCGGCGACACTTCGAGATATTTTCCGAAGAAGGTCATTGAGTTTGCGGCGTCCTGTCCGAACGTGACGCTATAGCCGCCTCCGGTGCGCACATCCATCTCGCAGGAAAGAAGCGGGACGCCGCTGGACTTGGGCGCCCACCACTGCTTGAACAATTCGGGCTTGGTCCATGCATCGAACACCAGGCGAACCGGGGCGTCGAAGCTGTGCGTCACGACCAGTTCGCGCTCCGATCCCCGTTCGACCGCCGTGCGGCCATTGCTCATTTTTTTGTCCATTGGTTGTCTCCCTTAGCCACGCCGGGCAGCTTCGATTGCCGCAACGTCGATCTTCTTCATGGTCATCATCGCATCGAAGGCACGTTTCGCCTCGCCGCCGCCGACAGCCAGGGCTTCGATGAGGACACGCGGCGTGATCTGCCAGGAGACGCCCCATTTATCCTTGCACCATCCGCATTCGCTTTCCTGACCGCCGTTACCGACGATGGCGTTCCAGTAGCGATCGGTCTCTTCCTGGTCTTCGGTCGAAATCTGGAAGGAAAACGCTTCGTTGTGCTTGAAGATCGGGCCGCCGTTCAGGCCGATGCATGCCACTCCGGCAACGGTAAATTCCACCACGAGCACATCCCCCTGCTTGCCGTCCGGGTAATCGCCGGGCGCGCGCGTTGCGGGGCCGACCTTGCTGTCCGGAAAAGTCTCGGCATAGAAGCGGGCAGCCTCCTCGGCATTCTTGTCGAACCATAAGCAGATTGTGTTCTTCGCCATTGCATTTCTCCCTTTCGATCCTGGTTGCGCGGTCGTCGATGGCGACCATATCTTAAAGACGCACGTGCTTTCGCTAATCCGACATCCAGCCGAAAAAACTTGCATTCACTCACCAACCGCGCCGTTTTTCGTCATTGGAGAAATTCCCGCCTTCGGTGTATCAGTGAAACGCTGCCGTGATCGGCGGCGAGGAAATGAAACAAAAGGTCGTTTTGAAGAATGCACGCCATGGAGAATGCGGCGGAAGGGGCCGGTGGCGGTTTCAATGTCGGCGAGCGTCTTTGCCTGGTGCGCAAGCAGCACGGCCTGTCGCAGCGGGCGCTGGCGGTCAAGGCGGGTGTCACCCATTCCCTCGTGTCGCTGATTGAGAAGAACAAGGTCAGCCCCTCGGTCGCCTCGCTGAAGAAGATCCTCGAGGCAATCAACTATCCGCTGACCGACTTCTTCGCGTTGACCCTGCCGCCGGTCGACCAAGTGTTCTACCGCGCTGATGAACTGACGCCGCTTTCGACCGGCGCTTTGACGCTGCTGCAGGTCGGCGACGCCAAATCCCACAGCGTCCAGATTTTCCACGAGTTCTACGAGCCTGGCGCCGATACCGGCGAGACCATGCTGCAGCATGAGGCGGAAGAAGGCGGCGTGGTCGTCGCCGGCGCACTGGAACTGACCGTCGGCAGCCAGACGCGCATCCTCAAAAAGGGCGACGCCTTCCTCTTCGACAGCCGCCAGCCGCACCGATATCGTAACGTCGGAACCGAGCGCTGCGAGGTGGTAAGTGCCTGCACGCCACCCTATCTTTAAGAAGAGCGAAGCCCGGATTTCATTCAGCACCTTTCGAACATTGCCAATGAACGTTGATTGTTGCTGTCAATTATTTTAGGTCAGACCCGATATTTCCGCACCCTCTCCCAACGCCTTTAAAACGGCGTATCCAGCCTTGAAATGAAAGTGGACACCATGCACAGCTATCCCGACGTCAAGCTTTTCATCAACGGCGAATGGCGCGATGCCATCGGCGGCGAAACCATCGATGTTTCCGATCCCGCGACGGAAGAAGTGATCGGGAAAATAGCCCATGCCCGCAAGGCGGACCTGGACCTGGCGCTGGAAGCCGCCGAAAAGGGCTTCAAGATCTGGCGCGACACCTCGCCCTTCGACCGCTCGAAGCTGATGCGCAAGGCCGCCGACCTGCTGCGCCAGCGCGTCGACCAGATCGCCTATTACATGACCCGCGAACAGGGCAAGCCGCTCGCCCAGTCGAAGATGGAAGTCATGGGCGCCGCCGACACGATCGACTGGTTCGCCGAAGAAGCCCGTCGCACCTATGGCCAGATCATCCCGGCCCGCATGAGCGGCGTCTCGCAGATGGCGATCAAGCTGCCGGTCGGCCCTGTCGCCGCCTTCACGCCCTGGAACTTCCCGCTCAACCAGGTGGTCCGCAAGCTCTCCGCAGCTCTTGCGACCGGTTGCTCGATCATCGTCAAGGCGCCTGAAGAAACGCCCGCTTCGCCGGCCGAGCTGATCCGCGCCTTCATCGATGCCGGCGTGCCCGCGGGCGTCGTCAACCTCGTCTACGGCATTCCGGCCGAGATTTCCGAGTACCTGATCCCGCATCCGGTCATCCGCAAGATCTCGTTCACCGGCTCCACCCCGATCGGCAAACATCTGGCGGCCCTTGCCGGCAAGCACATGAAGCGCGCCACGATGGAACTCGGCGGCCATGCGCCGGTGATGATCTTCGATGATGCCGATCTCGAAAAGGCGATCGAAGTGACCGCCATGTCGAAATTCCGCAATGCCGGCCAGGTCTGCGTCGCCCCGACCCGCTTCCTCGTGCAGGACGGTATCGCCGACAAGTTCACCGCCGGTTTCGTCAAGGCGGCACAGGCGATCAAGGTCGGCAACGGCCTGGAAGACGGCGTGACCATGGGTCCGCTCGCCAACGAGCGCCGCATCCCCGCCATGGAAGCTTTGATCCAGGACGCCATCACCCATGGCGGCGAGCTGAAGACCGGCGGCCACCGCATCGGCAACAAGGGCCACTTCTTCGAGCCGACGGTGCTCTCCGAAGTGCCGACATCGGCCAAGATCATGAACGACGAGCCCTTCGGCCCGATCGCAATCATCAACCGCTTCTCGCATTACGACGATGCGATCGCGGAAGCCAACCGCCTGCCCTTCGGCCTCGCCTCCTACGCCTTCACCGGCTCGGTTAAGACCGCCCATGCGCTCAGCCGCCAGGTGGAAGCCGGCATGCTGACCATCAACCACAACGGTCTGGCCCTGCCGGAAGTACCGTTCGGCGGCATCAAGGACTCTGGCTACGGCACGGAAGGCGGCTCGGAAGCCACCGAAGCCTATCTCGAAACCCGCTTCGTCAGCCAGATGAGCTGATCTGACGGCTTCTTAGAACCTAGTTCTCGACGCCGGTCGGTGCCCCTGCACCGGCCGGCGTTTTCTTTTGCGCTTGCCGGTTTCACCCGAGTCAAATACCAAAAACAAACAGTGAACATCGGATGAAGCGCCATGGCCGAGACTGAAGCAGCACCGCTCCTGAAGGAAATCTTCAACCGAGATCGCCTCCGGCATTTTACGGCGGAGACCCAGGCCATCCATCCCGGTTTCGATGGCGAGCGCTTTCTGACGCTCACTTCTGCCGGTCTCGATGATCTGAGCATCATGCAGCGCCTGCGTCAGATCGCCATCGCCTACCACGCGGTCCTGCCGGGCGGCTTCGAAAAGAATATCGACATCCTGCGGGCACTGGCACCGCGCATCAACCACGGCTTCGCCTCCATCGTGCTGCCGGAATATGTGGCGCTCCACGGCCATGACCATTTCGACCTGTCGATGGAGGCGCTCGCCTTCTTCACCCGCTTCGGCTCGTCGGAATTCGCCATCCGGCATTTCCTCCTGAAGGACCTCGCCCGGACACTGAAAGTGATGGAGACGTGGTCCCTCGACGACAACGAGCACGTGCGCCGGCTTTCGAGCGAAGGCTGCCGTCCGCGCCTGCCCTGGTCATTCCAGCTGAAAGAACTGATTGCCGACCCCTCGCCTGTCGCACCGATCCTCGAAAATCTGAGAAGCGACCCGAGCCTTTACGTGCGCAAATCCGTCGCCAACCATCTGAACGACATCACCAAGGACCATCCTACCTGGGTGTTCGACAGGATCGCCGACTGGCCGAAGGACGACCCGCGCACCGCCTGGATCATCAAACAGGCGCTGCGCACGCTGATCAAGAAGGGTGATGCGAAAGCGCTGCACCATCTCGGCGCCGGCGAGAAGGCGGAAGTAAAGATCGACAGTTTCACGGTGACGCCGTCGTCGCTGAAACTCGGCGGCGCGGTGAAGATATCGGCCAGGATGGTGTCGACCGCGTCGGCGCCGCAGAAGCTGGTCGTCGATTATGCAGTCCACTACGTGAAGAAGGCCGGCGGCACCTCGAAGAAGGTCTTCAAGTGGAAGGAGATCACGTTTGGTGCTGGCGAAATCTGCGAACTCACGATGAGCCGCGCCATCCGCGACTTCACCACCCGCGTGCATTATGCAGGGCGGCATCCGGTCGAGCTGATCGTCAACGGCGAGGTGCTGGCCGAGGATGCGTTTGAACTGACGACTTAGAGCGCAAACACCTTTGCCCGTCGCAGCGTCACAAAACCACCCTCGCCCGCCTTCACTGCCCGCTCCGGCTCGACGTCGAATTCCAGCTGTTCGCCGGTCTCGGTGGTCGCCAGCACCCGCCGGCCGTCCGGGCGGTCGAGCACGCGGGTGATGCTGGCCGGAATGCCCGGCCCCTGCGCGGACCAGTCGAGATCGGCGGGGCGGGCGTAGAGTTCGGCCTTGCCGTCCGCCATGCCGGAAACGTCGATCGCAGCACCGCTTGCATAAGCCTTGCCGTCGCGCACTTCCGCGGCGAGCACGTTGGCGTCGCCGAGAAACTTCATCACGAAGGCGGATTGCGGATTGCGGCAGACTTCTTCCGCCGTGCCCTGCTGGATGATGTGGCCGTCTTTCAGGATGACGACGCGATCCGCGAGATCCAGCGCCTC
This region includes:
- a CDS encoding VOC family protein; translated protein: MAKNTICLWFDKNAEEAARFYAETFPDSKVGPATRAPGDYPDGKQGDVLVVEFTVAGVACIGLNGGPIFKHNEAFSFQISTEDQEETDRYWNAIVGNGGQESECGWCKDKWGVSWQITPRVLIEALAVGGGEAKRAFDAMMTMKKIDVAAIEAARRG
- a CDS encoding amidase, which codes for MQDDEITGLSATELSEAIHDGRASCAEVMTAYLERIDRFNPAINAIVSLRSREELLAEAMVRDAELGSGKSRGWMHGMPIAIKDLCEVKGIRCTYGSPIFADFVPEKDEVMVERIRAAGAIIIGKTNTPEQGLGSQSYNPVHGVTRNPYDLTKTVGGSSGGAAAALSAHLLPVADGGDMMGSLRNPAAFNNVVGFRPSFGRVPSSLKLENFMGQLSVLGPMGRTVRDVAALLSTQAGYDPRDPLSLPTEDLTPQEDRDFSGTRIAWLGDLGGYLPFEPGVLELCRATLPVFERIGCAVDEFVPDFDMDDLWRSWTTLRSWLTASGMRDNYDDPEKRAKMKPEIIWEIERGLDMTAREVHFASKRRSAWYQYLLTVFDRYDYLILPSAQVFPFDAETHWPKEIGGRTMDTYHRWMEVVVPASMAGLPVAAMPAGFGKNGLPAGIQIIGRPRADKAVLEIALAYEAATDWLGRRPKL
- a CDS encoding cupin domain-containing protein, producing the protein MHAMENAAEGAGGGFNVGERLCLVRKQHGLSQRALAVKAGVTHSLVSLIEKNKVSPSVASLKKILEAINYPLTDFFALTLPPVDQVFYRADELTPLSTGALTLLQVGDAKSHSVQIFHEFYEPGADTGETMLQHEAEEGGVVVAGALELTVGSQTRILKKGDAFLFDSRQPHRYRNVGTERCEVVSACTPPYL
- a CDS encoding LysR family transcriptional regulator, whose protein sequence is MVSLSRKLLPSTSALAAFDSVARLGSFSGAAEELSLTQGAISRQVSGLEEQLGIQLFDRTSRGVMLTNAGADYAKAVAIALSQIRSASLAVMTKRHSDQLNLAILPTFGTRWLMPRIPQFVARHPEITLNFATRIGVFDFDRDGIDMAIHIGPRREKGPDWPGAECTFLMEEMVAPVSSPAFLALHPIKKAEDLMRLPLLHMASRPGAWNHWFESLGIIGTPSQGMRFEQFGNVAQACIAGLGVALMPLFLIDSELAGGQLVEAFPHQVTSPSAYYAVAPLSKVDFRPVVAFRAWLIEEVGRYREEVVGW
- a CDS encoding DNA alkylation repair protein, which produces MAETEAAPLLKEIFNRDRLRHFTAETQAIHPGFDGERFLTLTSAGLDDLSIMQRLRQIAIAYHAVLPGGFEKNIDILRALAPRINHGFASIVLPEYVALHGHDHFDLSMEALAFFTRFGSSEFAIRHFLLKDLARTLKVMETWSLDDNEHVRRLSSEGCRPRLPWSFQLKELIADPSPVAPILENLRSDPSLYVRKSVANHLNDITKDHPTWVFDRIADWPKDDPRTAWIIKQALRTLIKKGDAKALHHLGAGEKAEVKIDSFTVTPSSLKLGGAVKISARMVSTASAPQKLVVDYAVHYVKKAGGTSKKVFKWKEITFGAGEICELTMSRAIRDFTTRVHYAGRHPVELIVNGEVLAEDAFELTT
- a CDS encoding NAD-dependent succinate-semialdehyde dehydrogenase, giving the protein MHSYPDVKLFINGEWRDAIGGETIDVSDPATEEVIGKIAHARKADLDLALEAAEKGFKIWRDTSPFDRSKLMRKAADLLRQRVDQIAYYMTREQGKPLAQSKMEVMGAADTIDWFAEEARRTYGQIIPARMSGVSQMAIKLPVGPVAAFTPWNFPLNQVVRKLSAALATGCSIIVKAPEETPASPAELIRAFIDAGVPAGVVNLVYGIPAEISEYLIPHPVIRKISFTGSTPIGKHLAALAGKHMKRATMELGGHAPVMIFDDADLEKAIEVTAMSKFRNAGQVCVAPTRFLVQDGIADKFTAGFVKAAQAIKVGNGLEDGVTMGPLANERRIPAMEALIQDAITHGGELKTGGHRIGNKGHFFEPTVLSEVPTSAKIMNDEPFGPIAIINRFSHYDDAIAEANRLPFGLASYAFTGSVKTAHALSRQVEAGMLTINHNGLALPEVPFGGIKDSGYGTEGGSEATEAYLETRFVSQMS
- a CDS encoding SRPBCC family protein — encoded protein: MDKKMSNGRTAVERGSERELVVTHSFDAPVRLVFDAWTKPELFKQWWAPKSSGVPLLSCEMDVRTGGGYSVTFGQDAANSMTFFGKYLEVSPPSRLVWTNDESENGSVTTVTFEEEEDGRTLLVLHELYPSKEAADESCAGMEGAIPEQFGQLDELLVTLGARV
- a CDS encoding LacI family DNA-binding transcriptional regulator, with the protein product MASPRPGPNMSAIAAALGVSAATVSNALSGKGRVSPELIEKVRAKASELGYVPSLTARALRTGRTGVLGLVLPDIANPLFPQIAQAIENAASNAGYGVLIADSRGDIAAQTEAIGRLLERGVDGMVIVPRRGTRIADVGCPVAVIDTPSTPGNTVSADHWDGGSQMGRHLAELGHRKVLLIGTSASSNVQNDRIGGLKAGLGAQVECDTMWIEKVEAVSGEGCPLGLADKARAGFTAFAAVSDLSALRALTELQRAGIGVPETVSVTGFDDLIWSAVVTPALTTVRMDMATIADLAIAALIRAIEPEGEAENGAEEASTGNVISETDRVPMQLIVRQSTAVPQAGGISNLHVQTPNKPTAGEITS
- a CDS encoding acyl-CoA dehydrogenase, with the translated sequence MIRDAAAAFAKAELLPRVQEAYLDETTDKGLFKLMGQTGLLGVTLPEEYGAANASYVAYGLVAREIERIDSGYRSMMSVQSSLVIYPIFAYGSDEQKKKYLPGLVSGELIGCFGLTEPDAGSDPGGMKTRAEKIEGGYRLRGSKMWISNAPIADVFVVWAKSEAHNNEIRGFVLEKGMKGLSAPKIGGKLSLRASITGEIVMDSVEVGEDAILPNVSGLKGPFGCLNRARYGISWGVMGAAEDCWFRARQYGLDRKQFGKPLAGMQLYQKKLADMQTEITLGLQASLRVGQLMDQHKMAPEMISIVKRNNCGKALDIARQARDMHGGNGIQIEYHVMRHSQNLETVNTYEGTHDVHALILGRAQTGIQAFF